The sequence below is a genomic window from Candidatus Binataceae bacterium.
CTCGCCAGTGCGGATTCGCACGACCTCATCCAGCGACGAGACAAAAATCTTCCCGTCGCCGATCTTGCCCGTCCTCGCGTTTTCCGCGATCGCCTTTACCAGCGGCTCGACCATCTCCTCAACCACGACGACGCTGATCAGCACCTTAGGCAGGAAGTCCACGACATATTCCGTCCCCCGGTACATCTCCGTATGCCCCTTTTGCCGGCCAAAACCTTTGACTTCGAATACGGTCAGTCCGGTGATCCCCAGCGCGGTGATGCTCGCCTTCACCTCATCGAGCTTTGAAGGCTTGATCACGGCCTCGATTCGTTTCATCTGGCTCTCCTTTCCTAGCGCACGCACTTTATCGAAAGCTCGCGCCGTCGGGGCCTTCAGCAAGGCGAATGCCATCCTAAAGACGGCGCACACGTGGCACTTGCCGGCAAGCTCTGCCTACAGAACGAGCAATTGCATAATGCAATGCCATCGTTGAGAAGCGTGCGAGGAGGTTGCGCGCTGTCCTCTGCTCGCCCGAGTTGGGCAGGCTCAGGACACGTTTACCGATAAATATCTCTCCGAATCCCGGAAGCGCCGCGGCCGCGCTTTGAAATCGCGCGCGCTTCCGCTAACCAAGACAGTCAAGGGACGCGCGCGGTTCTCATCACCGGCACGCTGAAATCGAACCATTATGGCAATGGCATGGCTCGCCTTCTTTGACAGTATGATTGCGGTAGCGCTCGCGATGGCCGGGATCGCCGCGGCGCATTACTCGCTCACCAAGCCGTTCATCGGCTTTCAGCTATTCGCGGGCGGTCTGCTGTTCGCGCTACTTGCCCTGGTCTTCACGCTCATTGCGCTCGGGATGATGGCGTTCTCGCCAGCGCGACGGACCGCGATGCCGCGGGCGATCACCGGCGGCATCTTGTCGCTCGCAATCCTGGTTCCGGTGGTTTTGGTGATCGTCACGCACCCCTATCCGGCGATCAACGACATCACGACGGACACGAAGAATCCGCCCGAATTCATCCACGCGCAGGAGTTGCCGGCCAACCAGGGACGCGACCTGAAATATAATGCTGCGGCCTACGCGCCAGTGCAGGAGGCCGCGTCCGCCTACAAGGATTTAGCGCCGCTCAAGCTGGACGGGTCGCCCGATGACGTCTTCAAAAAGACCGAGATTATTGTCGGCGAGGCGCCGGTCTGGCAGATCACCTACACAGACCCGCAGCGGCGGCAACTCGAAGGCGTGGCTACTTCCTGGCTGTTTCGCTTCCAGGATGACTTCGTGATCCAGGTGCGCCCCGCCGACGGTGGCGGCAGCCTGCTCGAGATGCGCTCGAAGTCGCGCGACGGCAAGGGCGACTTCGGCGCCAACTACAATCGGATCCAAAGCTTCTTCCGCCTGGTGCAGGGTCAACCACGCGGCGTCGTCGCCCCGTAGCTCCGAATCAGAAACTTGCGGCCGGTTTCCTCTCGTCAGCGTGCGCCAGGTGGCGCGCAGAATGCGCCTGCCGGCGGATCCATGTAAAAACAGGCGTCCGTAGCGTCCGTGATTCCCTGGAACGGCAGATTCCAACCGGTGTTGTTCGGGTAGCAAGTTGCCGGCGGCGGCGGTATCGGCGTATCACTAGTGGTGAAGAGCGGCGACAACGTCACGCCGAAGCCGTAGCAGCCGCCCTCGGGGCAATCGACGTCACGAATCGCCGAGCTGCAGATTGCGCTGTCTTGCGCGGTGCACTCATTGCCGAGGAAAGCCGGCAAGATTCCGCCGCCCGACGACGCCGCGCACTGACATTGATTGCTGGTGTTGCTCGCGTCCCACTTGCAGAATGAAGCGGGCTGACAATGCGCCTGCTGCGTGTCGCTATATTCGGTCTTGAAGTTCGCGATCGCACTCATGTCCATCGTGACGGTGAGAATTCCACTGCTCGGGTCGTAAACCCGGCTCCAACCATCCGGCCACGGATTGGCGCCGTTAGACGAGAAGTTGTAGGCGCCCGGCAGATCGACGCGGGTCAGAAAAACACTCTTGGTCCGGTCAAACGCGGGATCCTTGCCGACGTACAGCTCGTAAGTCTGCTTGGTGTCCGCCTGGGCGAAGAGCAGGAATACATAATAGGTCTTGCCCGCTTGGAAGACGTTGAGCAGTCCCGCATTCTGGGCGGCCGCGCTGGGCGTGGTATCGATGTAATAGGTATTGTTGTTGGCGGTCAGCGTACTGCGTTGGAATTTGTCCTGACCCATCATGCGGATGAAAGGCGTCGGCAAGGGCTTTTCCTGGCTTTCTTCGGCAGTGAGATTGAGGCGATAAAGCGGCACGCCGGAGCAGTTCGGACTACCGCAGTTTGAATTCCATTGATCTTCGCCGGTGCATTTTTTCCCTCCCGCTGCGCAGTCCGGAAACACCACGCTGCTGACATAACTGTAGGGGCTGGTTTTCGCGGTACCGGGATAATTGGTCGGATCAGCGGCCCGCTCCGGCGTCACCCCGACATCAGAGAGACACTCGGCGGTCGAGACGGGCGCGTTGAAGAAAGGATCTTCGTTCACCGAGATAGTATCGACGAGCCCGGTCAGGCTGCCATCGTCGTCGTTCAGCTCGGTCTGGCGATCGACATCGGTGAAGCCGGTGAACATGCCGTCGTTCCAGGTGCAATAGCGCTGCTTCACCTGGTCGGGATCAGTCTGGAACCGTCCGGTCGTCTTGAACAGCGGCTCGATTACGAAGTGGCGGATGCCGACATTGTCGAAGAACAGATTCTTCGAATGAAAGGCCGGGGGATAGTAGAAGCCGTTGGGCTGCTTCCATGCGATCGCGGCGTTGGGCAAATAGCAAGTCTTGGTATTGGGGTCATAGGGCATCCCGAGGATTCCGCCGGCGGACCATGCACTCTGAAAGCAGGTGTTGGCAGGTGCGCTCATGTTCGGCTGGCAGTCGGTGATATTGGTTGGGGTGATATCGAGATAGGCATTGGCGTCCTCGTAGGACGGCCCGTCGTAAATATTGAACAGACGTTGATTGTCGCCGAAGTTGCTCAGTGGCACGCTGAGCTCGTCGTCGGCGGAGAGACAATAATTACCCGGCGACGCGCCGTTCGTCGCCGTCGCACACTTGAGCCCGCTGGCCTTGCTGAAGGCGCCGCCATTAGTCGTGTATTGGTTGTTCGGCCCGTTCTGGGTCGTGCCGACGAAGGCGTTCTTGCGCGCGAGCGCCCAATGGCCCGGAATAACGTCGGAGCGGGTGTAGCCGCCACCGGTCACGAAGGTGATGCCGCCGTTCTGCACGTCCGA
It includes:
- a CDS encoding P-II family nitrogen regulator, with the translated sequence MKRIEAVIKPSKLDEVKASITALGITGLTVFEVKGFGRQKGHTEMYRGTEYVVDFLPKVLISVVVVEEMVEPLVKAIAENARTGKIGDGKIFVSSLDEVVRIRTGE
- a CDS encoding DUF1499 domain-containing protein, which encodes MAWLAFFDSMIAVALAMAGIAAAHYSLTKPFIGFQLFAGGLLFALLALVFTLIALGMMAFSPARRTAMPRAITGGILSLAILVPVVLVIVTHPYPAINDITTDTKNPPEFIHAQELPANQGRDLKYNAAAYAPVQEAASAYKDLAPLKLDGSPDDVFKKTEIIVGEAPVWQITYTDPQRRQLEGVATSWLFRFQDDFVIQVRPADGGGSLLEMRSKSRDGKGDFGANYNRIQSFFRLVQGQPRGVVAP